A region from the Chloroflexota bacterium genome encodes:
- a CDS encoding glyoxalase/bleomycin resistance/extradiol dioxygenase family protein codes for MAPNRSIFVNLAVKDVDKSVAFFTELGFEFNPAFTNDQGACLIISENILVMLLAERFFGSFIPGRRIADTSDTTEALLAVFLAEREKVDAMLDKAVEAGGTAFRERSEFQGMYGGAFQDLDGHIWEIGHMGQAAAADVPQSPEDRP; via the coding sequence GTGGCACCGAACAGGAGCATATTCGTAAACCTGGCGGTGAAGGACGTGGACAAGTCAGTCGCGTTCTTCACCGAGCTGGGGTTCGAGTTCAATCCCGCGTTCACCAACGATCAGGGCGCGTGCCTGATCATCAGCGAGAACATCTTGGTGATGCTGCTGGCGGAGCGCTTTTTCGGCAGCTTCATTCCCGGGCGGCGGATCGCCGACACCTCGGATACGACCGAGGCCTTGCTCGCGGTGTTCCTGGCCGAGAGGGAGAAAGTGGACGCCATGCTCGACAAGGCAGTTGAGGCGGGTGGAACGGCCTTCCGGGAACGGTCGGAGTTTCAAGGCATGTACGGCGGCGCATTCCAGGACCTGGACGGGCACATCTGGGAGATCGGTCACATGGGTCAAGCGGCGGCGGCGGACGTCCCGCAATCACCGGAGGACAGGCCGTGA
- a CDS encoding DUF3500 domain-containing protein has protein sequence MMVRALVVAALAASVLFACGEDASETAEPQAPAVSTITVQASPAPAQPVPTATASAASAATTVPSPAATVAAISPTTAPSPAVTTAVPAPGVAVSEALGVVDAANAFLDALTEDQRSAALLAFNSPLRPNWSNLPPGLTPFEHNGVRIGDLDATHTELLHDFLRAALSPDGYVKVVGIVGAEDALALTSSRQLSADNYWLAFFGEPSADHPWGWQFGGHHLAVNVTVVDGRSYLSPTLVAIQPASYEVDGVTVAPLAAEVQAGLALMNALDESQREAARVQRPSELWAGAGKDGVLPPLEGSAVAGWSESQQDLLLDAVAQWVGLLPAASAKIRMVEIADYLGDTYFAWHGNVDAGRPIYYRIQGPALIIEFATQSRAGGDRAHYHSIYRDPTNEYGAAAVDAR, from the coding sequence ATGATGGTTAGGGCGCTCGTCGTTGCCGCGCTGGCGGCCTCTGTGCTGTTTGCCTGCGGCGAGGACGCATCCGAGACGGCCGAGCCTCAGGCGCCAGCGGTTTCGACCATCACCGTGCAGGCGTCCCCGGCGCCGGCGCAACCGGTGCCCACCGCAACCGCGTCGGCGGCTTCGGCGGCAACCACGGTGCCGTCCCCAGCCGCGACGGTGGCGGCGATTTCGCCAACAACAGCGCCCTCGCCCGCAGTCACGACGGCCGTACCGGCTCCTGGCGTTGCGGTCTCCGAAGCGCTTGGTGTCGTTGACGCCGCCAATGCATTCCTCGACGCGCTCACCGAGGACCAACGATCGGCGGCGCTGCTCGCCTTTAACTCGCCACTGCGCCCCAACTGGTCAAACCTGCCTCCGGGATTGACTCCCTTCGAGCACAACGGCGTCCGGATTGGCGATCTCGACGCAACGCACACCGAGCTTCTGCACGACTTTCTGCGGGCGGCTCTGAGTCCCGACGGCTACGTCAAGGTTGTCGGCATCGTGGGGGCCGAAGACGCGCTGGCCCTGACGTCCAGCCGGCAATTGAGCGCGGACAACTACTGGTTGGCCTTCTTTGGCGAGCCCTCCGCGGACCACCCCTGGGGCTGGCAGTTCGGCGGTCACCACCTGGCGGTGAACGTGACGGTCGTGGACGGGCGCTCGTATCTCTCGCCAACACTGGTGGCAATTCAACCGGCGTCCTACGAGGTCGACGGCGTCACCGTCGCGCCTCTGGCCGCCGAGGTGCAGGCCGGACTGGCACTGATGAATGCCCTGGATGAGAGCCAGCGGGAGGCGGCGCGGGTGCAGCGTCCCAGTGAGCTGTGGGCCGGCGCGGGCAAGGACGGCGTGCTGCCGCCGCTGGAAGGCTCAGCTGTGGCGGGGTGGAGTGAGTCCCAGCAAGACCTGCTGCTGGACGCGGTCGCGCAGTGGGTCGGCCTGCTGCCCGCCGCGAGCGCGAAGATCCGCATGGTCGAGATCGCGGACTACCTTGGCGATACCTATTTCGCCTGGCACGGCAACGTCGACGCCGGCCGGCCCATCTACTACCGCATCCAGGGACCGGCGCTCATCATCGAGTTCGCCACCCAAAGCCGCGCCGGCGGCGACCGCGCGCACTACCACTCGATCTATCGCGACCCGACAAACGAATACGGCGCCGCGGCGGTCGATGCCCGCTGA
- a CDS encoding phytanoyl-CoA dioxygenase family protein, translating to MLLTEQQLRFFKTFGYLALRGLFRDEVDALNDAFRDVWTANGGGLDGASDDLDERLTVVVPFIDQHPYLSSLLDDPRVLGIGSSICGEDFNYMTSDGNVYSGDTPWHSDTSWGAKLPIKTAFYLDPLDAASGSLRVIPGSHHKGGRFWRMLGAVDYYRTPLDERGALPEKTWGLSGAEVPSVALETEPGDVLVFNHEIKHASFGGGTRRRMFTINMQARQPDDDLEPVRKSVANLSRHEMERAYGEIMLQTASPERMRHLEQRLANDGHLAALSAKVRAERQQAAAG from the coding sequence ATGCTACTCACCGAGCAACAACTGCGATTCTTCAAGACCTTCGGCTACCTGGCGTTGCGGGGCCTCTTTCGCGACGAGGTCGACGCGCTCAACGACGCCTTCCGCGACGTGTGGACGGCCAATGGCGGCGGGCTGGACGGAGCGTCGGATGATCTGGACGAGCGGCTGACGGTAGTGGTGCCGTTCATCGACCAGCACCCGTATCTGAGCTCGCTGCTCGACGACCCGCGAGTCCTCGGCATCGGGTCCTCGATCTGCGGCGAGGACTTCAACTACATGACCAGCGACGGCAACGTCTACAGCGGCGATACGCCCTGGCATTCCGACACGAGCTGGGGAGCCAAGCTCCCCATCAAGACCGCGTTCTACCTGGATCCGCTGGACGCCGCGTCTGGCAGCCTGCGAGTGATTCCAGGCAGCCACCACAAGGGCGGCCGCTTCTGGCGGATGTTGGGCGCCGTCGACTACTACCGCACGCCGCTCGACGAGCGCGGGGCGCTGCCCGAGAAGACGTGGGGCCTGTCAGGGGCCGAGGTGCCGTCCGTTGCGCTGGAAACCGAACCCGGCGACGTCCTGGTATTCAATCACGAGATCAAGCACGCGTCGTTCGGGGGCGGTACGCGGCGGCGCATGTTCACCATCAACATGCAAGCGCGGCAACCCGACGACGACTTGGAGCCCGTTCGAAAGTCGGTGGCCAATCTGTCACGGCACGAGATGGAACGCGCCTACGGCGAAATAATGCTCCAAACCGCCTCGCCGGAGCGCATGCGGCACCTGGAACAGCGCCTCGCCAATGACGGCCACCTGGCCGCGCTCTCCGCCAAGGTCCGCGCCGAACGACAGCAAGCCGCCGCCGGCTAG
- a CDS encoding HAD-IA family hydrolase: MLDFDRFQWVSFDCYGTLIDWETGIAEAVAPVLASHGIRKSRAEVLALFADAEPRVQCAGYLEYRRVLRRVMALIGSDLGFQPTESELACLAETLPRWPVFPDTLDALRALQSRFKLAVISNVDDDLFAGTAEVLDIDFDAVVTAQQIRSYKPSLRNFHAAATRMAVTTDAWLHVAESLYHDIAPANRLGIASVWVNRANRGGGTRRVDAVPDLVAPDLATLARIMCLP; this comes from the coding sequence GTGCTCGACTTCGACCGCTTCCAATGGGTCAGCTTCGACTGCTACGGCACCCTGATCGATTGGGAGACCGGCATTGCGGAGGCGGTCGCCCCGGTCCTCGCGTCCCACGGCATTCGCAAGTCGAGGGCTGAAGTCCTGGCGCTGTTCGCCGACGCGGAGCCCCGAGTGCAGTGCGCAGGCTACCTGGAGTACCGCCGCGTCTTGCGTCGCGTGATGGCCTTGATTGGCAGCGATCTCGGCTTTCAGCCCACCGAGTCCGAGCTGGCATGCCTGGCCGAAACCCTGCCACGATGGCCGGTCTTCCCGGACACGTTGGACGCGCTGCGGGCGCTGCAATCGCGCTTCAAGCTCGCGGTCATTTCCAACGTGGACGACGACCTGTTCGCCGGGACGGCCGAGGTGCTGGACATCGACTTCGACGCCGTGGTCACGGCGCAGCAGATCCGGAGCTACAAGCCGAGTCTGCGCAACTTCCACGCCGCCGCGACGCGCATGGCCGTCACCACGGACGCCTGGCTGCACGTCGCCGAGAGCCTCTACCACGACATCGCACCGGCAAACCGGCTGGGAATCGCCAGCGTCTGGGTGAACCGCGCGAATCGCGGCGGCGGCACGCGCCGCGTCGACGCCGTTCCCGACCTCGTGGCGCCCGATCTCGCCACCCTGGCGCGGATAATGTGCCTGCCGTGA
- a CDS encoding VOC family protein produces the protein MATTSKLSPFLWFDGRSEEAAEFYVSVFPNSRILSVSVISEGPAKGEALVEFELDGQKFGAVDGGPMFDFTPAVSFVVSCDSQEEIDYYWDRLSEDGEPGRCGWLEDKFGLSWQVTPSILPALMAGNTSKLMEALLAMDKLDIEALRRASESD, from the coding sequence ATGGCGACGACATCCAAGCTCAGCCCGTTTCTCTGGTTCGACGGTCGATCCGAGGAGGCCGCCGAGTTCTACGTCTCGGTGTTCCCGAACTCTCGGATTCTGAGTGTCTCGGTGATTTCGGAAGGCCCCGCCAAGGGCGAGGCGCTGGTGGAGTTCGAGCTCGACGGCCAGAAGTTCGGCGCCGTGGACGGCGGACCGATGTTCGACTTCACGCCGGCCGTTTCGTTCGTTGTTTCCTGCGACTCGCAGGAGGAGATCGACTACTACTGGGACCGGCTTTCGGAAGACGGCGAGCCGGGCCGCTGCGGCTGGCTCGAGGACAAGTTTGGCCTGTCGTGGCAGGTGACCCCGTCGATATTGCCCGCACTGATGGCGGGCAATACGTCGAAGCTGATGGAAGCGCTGCTCGCCATGGACAAACTTGACATCGAGGCGCTGCGCCGCGCGTCCGAGAGCGACTGA
- a CDS encoding AAA family ATPase, with translation MLLIFGGLPAAGKTAIATELARGIGAVHLRIDSIEQALRNSGVEISGPEGYVVAYAVAEDNLRLGRTLIADSVNPVEVTRAAWRNVAQRAGTRCVEIEIVCSDHAEHRRRVETRKADIAGHRLPTWRQVCDRKYEPWDANVVVDTAGQQVEASVAALRERLEGRA, from the coding sequence ATGCTCTTGATCTTTGGCGGCCTGCCTGCCGCGGGGAAGACGGCAATTGCCACCGAGTTGGCGCGAGGCATTGGGGCGGTGCATTTGCGCATCGATTCCATCGAGCAGGCGCTGCGCAACTCCGGAGTGGAGATTTCGGGGCCCGAGGGCTACGTGGTCGCCTATGCGGTCGCGGAGGACAACCTGAGACTGGGCCGCACCCTAATCGCCGACTCGGTGAACCCCGTGGAGGTGACACGAGCCGCCTGGCGAAACGTCGCCCAGCGAGCAGGCACGCGCTGCGTCGAGATCGAGATCGTCTGTTCCGACCATGCCGAGCACCGGCGCAGGGTGGAGACACGGAAAGCCGACATCGCCGGCCACCGACTACCCACGTGGCGTCAGGTGTGCGACCGGAAGTATGAACCCTGGGACGCCAACGTCGTCGTCGACACAGCCGGACAGCAGGTTGAGGCCAGCGTCGCGGCACTGCGCGAGAGACTGGAAGGCCGTGCGTAG
- a CDS encoding phytanoyl-CoA dioxygenase family protein, which produces MTMTSPAVAQAPRLTTDQIAQFKREGFLVLPGVVDPELCRQARDQMWDTIAQYRPSMRRDDPSTWTPISDEENASYTREVTGGDPYFGGGGHRFYIRNGAEDLLLDIGARVVWDVAEQLLGEGEVVYPAGLDATGHTTGPCYLTEGAVKGMESHLGDKTREWTGPPTNRTGPLRLPKTGPHWVTGQGTRGMYCTLPNGSPRGPNYPSAHSGEGMGSESRWKVQTAVYFDDLPLGAGGLHLWPGSHARVWEAYRELKQSGSGENYDGYNHPVVADIKADTEPVDTHGPAGSVVLWHSIMLHMAGVNTSSDIIRQATLYAFAKTPESMPDESVENETLDDIWKDWSDEVRAVAV; this is translated from the coding sequence ATGACGATGACTTCCCCCGCCGTTGCGCAGGCGCCGCGGCTGACGACGGACCAGATTGCCCAGTTCAAGCGCGAAGGATTTCTCGTGCTGCCGGGCGTGGTCGATCCCGAGCTGTGCCGGCAGGCGCGCGATCAGATGTGGGACACGATCGCGCAGTACCGCCCCAGCATGCGGCGCGACGATCCCTCCACCTGGACCCCGATCAGCGACGAGGAGAACGCCAGCTATACCCGCGAAGTGACGGGCGGCGACCCCTACTTCGGCGGTGGAGGGCACCGGTTCTACATCCGCAACGGGGCCGAGGATTTGCTGCTGGACATTGGCGCCCGCGTCGTGTGGGACGTCGCCGAGCAGCTGTTGGGCGAGGGCGAGGTGGTCTACCCCGCAGGCCTGGACGCCACCGGCCACACCACGGGGCCGTGCTACCTGACCGAGGGCGCGGTGAAGGGCATGGAGTCCCACCTGGGTGACAAGACGAGGGAATGGACCGGTCCGCCGACCAATAGGACCGGACCGCTGCGCCTGCCGAAGACCGGTCCCCACTGGGTGACGGGCCAGGGCACGCGCGGCATGTATTGCACGCTGCCAAACGGGTCCCCCCGCGGACCGAACTATCCCTCCGCCCATTCCGGCGAGGGCATGGGCTCCGAGAGCCGCTGGAAGGTGCAAACCGCGGTCTACTTCGACGACCTGCCGCTGGGCGCGGGCGGCCTGCACCTCTGGCCCGGCAGCCACGCCAGGGTCTGGGAGGCCTACCGCGAACTCAAGCAGAGCGGCTCGGGCGAGAATTATGACGGCTACAACCACCCCGTGGTGGCCGACATCAAGGCCGACACGGAGCCGGTGGATACCCACGGGCCAGCGGGCTCAGTGGTGCTGTGGCACTCGATCATGCTGCACATGGCCGGCGTCAACACTTCGAGCGACATCATCCGCCAGGCGACGCTTTACGCCTTCGCCAAGACGCCGGAGTCCATGCCGGACGAGAGCGTGGAGAATGAGACCCTCGACGACATCTGGAAGGACTGGTCGGACGAGGTGCGGGCGGTGGCGGTCTAG
- a CDS encoding YdeI/OmpD-associated family protein produces MIAELGAHPSDGRLLLHAETQAEWRAWLEQNHQSADGVWLVSWKKATGKPFIPYPNTVDEALCFGWIDSRPNRVDDERAMRLFTPRKPKSLWSRINRAKVAQLTEQGRMAPAGMRMVETAKANGWWTVGDEIEDLVIPPDLASALAANETARDCFEHFAASAKKSILWWIKSARKPETRAGRIARTVELAAENRMANHPKGRDQGPKRR; encoded by the coding sequence GTGATTGCTGAGCTTGGCGCCCACCCGAGCGATGGACGGCTGCTGCTGCACGCGGAGACTCAGGCCGAGTGGCGGGCGTGGCTGGAGCAGAATCACCAAAGTGCGGACGGCGTGTGGCTCGTCTCGTGGAAGAAGGCCACGGGCAAGCCGTTCATTCCCTATCCCAACACTGTGGACGAAGCGCTGTGCTTCGGCTGGATTGACTCGCGGCCCAACCGGGTGGACGACGAACGGGCGATGCGGCTATTCACGCCACGGAAACCGAAAAGCCTCTGGTCGCGCATCAACAGGGCGAAGGTGGCGCAACTCACGGAGCAGGGCCGGATGGCGCCGGCCGGCATGCGAATGGTCGAGACGGCGAAGGCAAACGGATGGTGGACGGTCGGCGACGAGATCGAGGACCTGGTGATCCCGCCCGACTTGGCTTCGGCCCTGGCGGCCAATGAGACGGCGAGGGACTGCTTCGAGCATTTCGCCGCCTCGGCAAAGAAGAGCATCCTGTGGTGGATCAAATCGGCGCGGAAACCCGAGACCCGGGCCGGGCGCATCGCGCGGACCGTCGAGTTGGCCGCGGAGAATCGCATGGCCAACCATCCCAAGGGCCGGGACCAGGGGCCGAAACGGCGCTAA